The Methanoregula sp. UBA64 genome contains the following window.
ATGTGAAGAAAATTTCCTTTCATAGTTTTGCAGGTCAATATCCATTCCTCTTTTATAGGAATTAAACAAGTTTTTCGCACCGGCCAATTCATCTGTTGTATCTGCTCGTGCATCTTTTTCAGATTTTATCTGTTTTTTAAGGGAGTCTAATACCTTTTTATCAGATTTTGATTGCTCATCAATGGGTTTTTTCATTATTGCCAGAGAGGGTTCATCTGGGAAACTCCGTTTTCTCTTGAGTCTATCGTTCGCTTTTTTTATTTCTTGTTCGGCATCATCGAGTTTTCCTTGTTCGGCTAATTTTTGGGCCTTTTCCACATATTTTGTGACCACTGTTTCGGATTGGTATCTGTTTTGCGCACCTAATTTTCCAATATATGCCCCGACTTCCCTTAAAAAATCCTCAAGGTTATCTGCAGATTCAAAATTATTGCGTGGGGCATTTTCACGGAAGTTTTTAGAGACAATATGAATTTCCCCAACTTGCCATTTATTATAGGACGTTTTACATTGTTTTACCACAAATGATGTATTCCCAATAGTGAAACCTTTCTTTTTAAAGATGACCCCCCCAATCTCATCAGAAATTAATTGATTATTTTTAGTCGTAACAAACCATGCAACAGCAATTTCTTCCCCATTTAGGACAAATTTGTGTTTAATGATTTCATCGAATGATGATATCGCCTTACGTGGAGGTCTAAAAATTTTCTCATTTTGAAACATTATCTCTGTTTTTTGGAGCTCAACTCCATTTTTCTTCAGATAATTATTAATTTCCTTCCCCTCCATGAAATTAGGATTAAAGGGTGCAGGAATATTATCCTCTAGATATCTTTGAATATCGTCTTTGGTGAAAACAGTTCTTAATTGGGGCAATATTCTCTCTAAGCGAATTATCGTATAGTGATCATTTGCTAATGATTCTTCGCGTCCCAACATCAATGTTTTAATTTCGCCGGTAACAGCGGATAACACTTCAAAAACATCTTTGTTTTTATCCATCTCTTCAAGAAGTTTATCACAATTAATTTCAATAAGGTACTTTTCACTGCCCTTAGCTTTTGTGATAATTGCCATCCGTTTACAAACAGATATACCACTCCATATTCCTATACCTCTCCACCCAACATCATCCTCCGTTTTTGATGACCAACCTAGGCGTAATGCATCCCTTAACTCCTCTTTTGTCATCCCTTTTGCGTCATCTTTAATGACGAGATTTTCAATCCCGTTTTCCAAATAAATCTCAATTTTGTCTGCTTTACAATCAATGCCATTCTGCACATATTCTCTGATACAATTAAGATTGCCATCGTAAAGTCCGCGAGTTATCGATTCCAACAAACGAACGCCAATGTCACCAGGTTCGAATTTCAAAAGGTCCCACTCCACTAATTATACTGAGTTAACAATCTTTGTTACAATAATGCTTGTGTTTTATTACTTACGTATAATCTGACAGGTATAATTTTTTTTATTCATAAATCACCATTTTTCTCGTATCCGGACATTTTGAAGTTATAATTTGGGATTTATGCGGTACAAATCTTTTCAAAAGAATTTATGACGCCACTCCACATAACCAAAGCGTCTAGATACGGGCCTCTGTTAAGGTTCGGTAAATGCATTTCTGTCATCAGCGATACCTCCCCCTCCTCGCTTCGGCTCGGAGTCGCTCGGGCGCCTCGTCGGGCCCTCGCTGGGCAAGTGAGAGGAAAGGGGTTTTAGGATCAAGGTAAGTGCGTAGCGCAAAACCCGACGAGGCGTTTTGCGCGTAGGGCATCGTTTATTTTCCGGATCAAACGGCCAGCCACACTTTTCTTTGAAAGTCCCGGTTGCGAGCTGGCAATTTCAAAAAAAGATCGATCGCGGTGCTGAGGTTTCCGGAAAATCTTCAGATCAGTTGCTGAGCTTTCCGGAAAAAGTCCGGGCCCGGACCTGAGCTTTCTAAAAAATCTTCAGATCGGTTGGTGCGGTTTTCAAAAAAAGTGCGGGGCGGGAGGTGGCGATTACAAAAAAAGAGCGGATCGGTTGCTGAGAATTATAAAAAAAGAACGGCACCACCCCCTCTTTTGCCCAACCCACGAATAATCATCAAATTCTTCGACGGAGACATATCGGAACAGGCATCTGTACATAAAAAAAGTCCGGCCATGGTGCTGAGCTTTACAAAAAAAGGTCAGGTCCCGGGTTGAGGTTTTCAAAAAAACAGCGGATCGGTTGCTGAGGATTTTAAAAAAAGTTCAGGTCCCGGGCTGAGCTTTTAAAAAAAAGAGCAGATCGGTTGCTGAGGATTCTAAAAAAAGGTCAGGTCCGGTGCTGAGCTTTGCAAAAAAAGAGCGGATCCGTTGCTGATGTTTTCAAAAAAATGTCCGGACCGCAACCCGGCACCTTCCAAAAATTCCCGGCCCTGACCCCCCATCCCCCACCAACGTTCCCAGATCCTCAAGCCCCCACCCCCTCCACCCTCAGCGAGAGGGGGGACTACCCCCCCACACTTCCACTAATCGGGGCACAGTTTCCCGTGGAACTCCGACGTGAACCCGTACGCAGGGAAAAACCGGGAAGGGGGGGTAGTCCCCCCACCCGGACAGTTCGGGACCCCCCCTCCCCCCGCCAATGTTCCCTGAGCCTCACGACCCCTCCCCCCTCCTCCCTCAGCATGAGGGGGGACTACCCCCCGGTTCCGGCACCGGAATGTGTGCTTCTGTGGGAGCCTTTCGTCGGACGAGGGGGGTGCCCCCTCCGTACCCTGATGGAGGTGGGGGTGGCCGATCGTACGAGTGGGAGGGGGTCACCCCTCTCCCATGTGCCCGGCCGGGCGGGGTGTCCCCTCCAAAATTATTGCCCACCCCCACCCTCCGGTTTTCTTTTTCCTCAAAACCGGCCCCATCCCTCAGGGTTTGTTCCGAAGAGGGGACTACCTCCCACTA
Protein-coding sequences here:
- a CDS encoding ATP-binding protein — its product is MKFEPGDIGVRLLESITRGLYDGNLNCIREYVQNGIDCKADKIEIYLENGIENLVIKDDAKGMTKEELRDALRLGWSSKTEDDVGWRGIGIWSGISVCKRMAIITKAKGSEKYLIEINCDKLLEEMDKNKDVFEVLSAVTGEIKTLMLGREESLANDHYTIIRLERILPQLRTVFTKDDIQRYLEDNIPAPFNPNFMEGKEINNYLKKNGVELQKTEIMFQNEKIFRPPRKAISSFDEIIKHKFVLNGEEIAVAWFVTTKNNQLISDEIGGVIFKKKGFTIGNTSFVVKQCKTSYNKWQVGEIHIVSKNFRENAPRNNFESADNLEDFLREVGAYIGKLGAQNRYQSETVVTKYVEKAQKLAEQGKLDDAEQEIKKANDRLKRKRSFPDEPSLAIMKKPIDEQSKSDKKVLDSLKKQIKSEKDARADTTDELAGAKNLFNSYKRGMDIDLQNYERKFSSHGKLDFDISITRPLIDLLQQRTGLSTNELKDLSNAAYGWTAINASIKDPILTVDPLLNDRSLNSYELNKAQNRNREFGVMVYAIHDLLVNVKKHKQGYPTLEWFETASDAEKYKMLLEIYATLNFILRLIKLSEPYQP